A single window of Vibrio stylophorae DNA harbors:
- a CDS encoding Na(+)-translocating NADH-quinone reductase subunit C, protein MAKSNDSISKTLLVVIVLSIVCSIVVSTAAVQLRPKQQQNAVLDVQKNILAVAGLLKEGTDISATYAQYIEPKLVDLKTGQYIEQTPEGQDAASYNQRAAAKDPAQSIKIEPEQDFAKIIRRANIAKVYLVKDAQGKIVNYVLPIHGNGLWSMMYAFVAIETDGHTASGITYYEQGETPGLGGEVENPKWRAQFVGKQLLDENGQPALRVVKGGAPKGDRFGVDGLSGATLTSNGVQHSFDFWLGKNGFGPFLKNLREGTLNNG, encoded by the coding sequence ATGGCAAAGAGTAACGATAGCATTAGCAAAACGCTGCTCGTGGTCATCGTGTTGAGCATCGTGTGCTCAATCGTGGTGTCTACTGCAGCAGTACAGTTGCGTCCAAAACAGCAACAAAATGCGGTATTGGATGTGCAGAAAAACATTCTAGCGGTTGCTGGTTTGTTGAAAGAAGGCACCGATATTAGTGCAACCTATGCACAGTATATTGAGCCAAAATTGGTTGATCTAAAAACCGGCCAATACATTGAGCAAACCCCTGAAGGTCAAGATGCCGCAAGCTATAACCAGCGCGCCGCAGCAAAAGATCCAGCACAGTCTATTAAGATTGAACCAGAGCAAGATTTCGCGAAAATTATTCGCCGTGCAAACATCGCTAAAGTGTATTTGGTGAAAGATGCGCAGGGCAAAATCGTGAACTACGTGCTGCCTATTCATGGCAATGGTTTGTGGTCCATGATGTACGCATTTGTGGCAATCGAAACTGATGGCCATACCGCTTCTGGTATTACTTACTACGAGCAAGGTGAAACTCCTGGGCTTGGTGGTGAAGTAGAAAATCCAAAGTGGCGTGCACAATTTGTGGGCAAACAACTGTTGGATGAAAATGGTCAACCTGCACTTCGCGTGGTGAAAGGTGGCGCACCAAAAGGTGATCGATTTGGTGTCGATGGGCTTTCTGGCGCAACTTTGACCAGTAACGGTGTACAGCACTCATTTGATTTTTGGTTGGGTAAGAATGGCTTTGGTCCATTCTTGAAAAACCTACGTGAGGGGACCTTGAACAATGGCTGA
- a CDS encoding NADH:ubiquinone reductase (Na(+)-transporting) subunit D, translated as MADMKEIKKVLVSPFVDNNPIALQVLGICSALAVTTKMETAFVMALAVTFVTAFSNMFVSMIRNHIPNSVRIIVQMAIIASLVIVVDQVLRAYLFDISKQLSVFVGLIITNCIVMGRAEAYAMKSEPLPAFMDGIGNGLGYGFILLTVAFFRELLGSGSLFGVKLLPLVGDGGWYQPNGMMLLAPSAFFLIGFFIWILRTLKPAQIEAKE; from the coding sequence ATGGCTGATATGAAAGAGATTAAAAAAGTCTTAGTAAGCCCCTTCGTGGACAATAACCCGATCGCTTTGCAAGTGCTGGGTATCTGTTCTGCATTGGCGGTGACCACTAAGATGGAAACTGCGTTTGTTATGGCGCTCGCGGTAACTTTCGTGACGGCATTTTCAAACATGTTTGTATCGATGATTCGTAACCACATTCCAAACAGTGTACGTATCATTGTGCAAATGGCGATCATTGCTTCTTTGGTTATCGTGGTAGACCAAGTGCTGCGTGCTTATCTATTCGATATTTCCAAGCAGCTTTCGGTATTCGTTGGTTTGATTATTACCAACTGTATCGTGATGGGGCGCGCTGAAGCTTACGCGATGAAATCTGAGCCGCTTCCTGCATTTATGGATGGTATCGGTAACGGTTTGGGCTATGGTTTTATCCTACTGACTGTTGCGTTTTTCCGTGAATTGTTGGGTTCTGGCAGCCTATTTGGTGTGAAACTATTGCCACTTGTTGGTGACGGTGGTTGGTATCAACCAAACGGAATGATGTTGTTGGCGCCTTCAGCGTTCTTCCTAATTGGTTTCTTTATTTGGATCCTACGTACACTGAAACCGGCTCAAATCGAGGCGAAGGAGTAA
- the nqrE gene encoding NADH:ubiquinone reductase (Na(+)-transporting) subunit E → MEHYISLLVRSIFIENLALSFFLGMCTFLAVSKKVKTSMGLGVAVTVVLMVSVPANNLIYNLILKDGALMPGLDLSFLNFITFIGVIAALVQILEMILDRFFPPLYNALGIFLPLITVNCAIFGAVSFMVQRDYNFSESVVYGLGSGIGWTLAIVALAGIREKLKYADVPPGLRGLGITFITAGLMALGFMSFSGVQL, encoded by the coding sequence ATGGAACATTATATTAGCCTGCTGGTTCGCTCGATCTTTATTGAGAACCTAGCATTATCATTCTTCCTTGGTATGTGTACTTTCCTAGCGGTGTCTAAGAAAGTAAAAACATCAATGGGTTTGGGTGTCGCAGTAACTGTCGTATTGATGGTTTCCGTTCCTGCGAACAACTTGATTTACAACTTGATTCTGAAAGATGGCGCCTTGATGCCAGGTTTGGATCTGAGCTTCTTAAACTTCATCACCTTTATTGGTGTGATTGCAGCTCTGGTACAAATTCTAGAAATGATCCTGGATCGCTTCTTTCCACCACTTTATAACGCGTTGGGTATCTTCCTACCTTTGATTACCGTGAACTGTGCGATTTTTGGTGCGGTATCTTTCATGGTGCAACGTGATTATAACTTCAGTGAATCTGTGGTGTATGGCTTGGGTAGCGGTATTGGTTGGACGCTTGCGATTGTTGCTTTGGCAGGTATTCGCGAAAAGCTGAAGTATGCTGATGTCCCTCCAGGTCTTCGTGGTTTAGGAATCACCTTTATCACAGCAGGTTTGATGGCGTTAGGCTTTATGTCTTTCTCTGGTGTTCAACTGTAA
- the nqrF gene encoding NADH:ubiquinone reductase (Na(+)-transporting) subunit F encodes MNTIILGVVMFTLIILALVLVILFAKSKLVPTGDITISINGDPDKAITTGAGGKLLTALAGSGIFVSSACGGGGSCGQCRVKVKSGGGDILPTELDHISKGEAREGERLACQVNVKTDMDIELPEEIFGVKRWECEVISNDNKATFIKELKLRIPAGETVPFRAGGYIQIEAPVHHVKYSEFDIPEEYRGDWDKFNLFRYESIVNEPTIRAYSMANYPEEEGIIMLNVRIATPPPNNPDVPPGIMSSYIWSLKAGDKCTISGPFGEFFAKETDAEMVFIGGGAGMAPMRSHIFDQLKRLKSKRKMSFWYGARSKREMFYVEDFDMLQAENDNFVWHCALSDPLPEDNWDGYTGFIHNVLYENYLRDHEAPEDCEFYMCGPPVMNAAVINMLKDLGVEEENILLDDFGG; translated from the coding sequence ATGAATACGATTATTCTCGGCGTCGTGATGTTTACCTTGATCATTTTGGCCTTGGTATTGGTAATTCTCTTTGCGAAGTCCAAATTGGTTCCAACAGGTGATATCACAATTAGCATTAATGGCGATCCAGATAAGGCGATCACCACCGGTGCGGGTGGTAAGTTGCTTACTGCTCTTGCTGGCTCTGGCATTTTCGTGTCTTCAGCTTGTGGCGGTGGTGGCTCATGTGGCCAGTGCCGCGTTAAAGTGAAATCAGGTGGTGGTGATATTCTGCCAACTGAATTGGACCATATCTCTAAGGGTGAAGCCCGTGAAGGTGAGCGTCTAGCCTGTCAGGTGAATGTGAAAACTGACATGGACATTGAGTTGCCAGAAGAGATCTTCGGTGTGAAACGATGGGAATGTGAAGTTATCTCCAATGATAACAAAGCAACTTTTATCAAAGAGTTGAAACTACGCATTCCAGCCGGCGAAACCGTACCTTTCCGTGCGGGTGGTTATATCCAGATTGAAGCGCCTGTGCACCATGTGAAATACAGTGAATTTGATATTCCTGAAGAGTACCGTGGCGACTGGGACAAATTTAATCTGTTCCGCTATGAGTCAATCGTGAATGAACCGACGATTCGTGCTTACTCAATGGCGAACTACCCAGAAGAAGAAGGCATCATCATGTTGAACGTGCGTATTGCGACTCCGCCGCCGAACAACCCTGATGTACCACCAGGTATCATGTCTTCTTACATTTGGTCACTGAAAGCGGGTGATAAATGTACGATTTCGGGTCCATTTGGTGAATTCTTTGCGAAAGAAACTGATGCAGAGATGGTCTTCATTGGCGGTGGTGCTGGTATGGCACCAATGCGTTCACATATTTTCGATCAGCTGAAGCGTCTGAAATCAAAACGTAAGATGAGCTTCTGGTATGGTGCCCGTTCGAAGCGTGAAATGTTCTATGTAGAAGATTTCGATATGCTTCAAGCAGAAAATGACAACTTTGTTTGGCATTGTGCGCTGTCTGATCCACTTCCAGAGGATAACTGGGATGGATACACTGGCTTTATCCATAACGTGCTTTATGAAAACTACTTGCGTGATCATGAAGCGCCAGAGGATTGCGAATTTTACATGTGTGGTCCGCCAGTGATGAACGCCGCAGTGATCAATATGCTCAAAGATCTCGGTGTAGAAGAAGAAAATATTCTTCTCGATGATTTTGGTGGCTAA
- a CDS encoding FAD:protein FMN transferase, with amino-acid sequence MYSQLRRAVSWLGLGLLVLVMQGCSQDKQVYHLTGSTMGTYYSIKVILPQDSQLKPDFLLNEIDLRLERVNDQMSTYRKDSELSRFNQSRTDTPMTVSQDTAFVITEALRLNKLTSGALDVTMGPLVNLWGFGPEARPETVPSKALIAERRKMTGTQFLHVVSPTQLVKTNPDLYVDLSSIAKGFGVDVIAEYFDDLGIKDYLVEIGGEVRTRGVNDAGVPWRIAIEKPVPGQPAVQQIVSISDHAIATSGDYRNYFEENGRRYSHTIDPATAMPINHRLVSVSVINQSCMTADGLATGLMVMGPEKGLALAEKEGLAVYMIIKTDDGFESRYSSAFKPYLAVEGE; translated from the coding sequence ATGTATTCTCAATTGCGACGCGCAGTATCTTGGTTAGGGCTAGGGTTGCTTGTGTTGGTTATGCAAGGATGTAGCCAAGACAAGCAGGTCTATCATTTAACTGGCTCAACTATGGGCACTTACTATTCAATCAAGGTGATTTTGCCGCAGGATAGCCAGCTTAAACCTGACTTTTTGCTCAATGAGATCGATTTACGTCTTGAGCGTGTGAACGATCAAATGTCGACTTATCGCAAAGACTCAGAACTCAGTCGTTTTAACCAAAGCCGCACTGATACGCCAATGACAGTTTCACAAGATACTGCATTTGTAATTACCGAAGCTTTGCGCCTGAATAAATTAACCAGCGGTGCTTTGGATGTCACCATGGGACCTTTGGTGAATCTTTGGGGGTTTGGTCCTGAAGCGCGCCCTGAAACTGTACCGAGTAAGGCACTGATTGCAGAGCGTCGTAAAATGACCGGCACGCAATTTCTTCATGTTGTTTCGCCAACGCAGTTAGTTAAGACAAATCCAGATCTTTATGTCGATCTGTCTTCGATTGCCAAAGGCTTTGGTGTTGATGTGATTGCTGAATACTTTGATGATTTGGGTATCAAGGATTACTTGGTTGAAATTGGTGGCGAAGTGCGCACGCGCGGAGTGAATGATGCCGGTGTGCCATGGCGTATTGCCATTGAAAAACCGGTACCAGGGCAGCCAGCAGTACAGCAGATCGTTTCTATATCTGATCATGCGATTGCAACATCAGGTGATTATCGTAATTACTTTGAAGAAAATGGCCGCCGCTATTCGCATACTATCGATCCAGCAACGGCAATGCCAATCAATCACAGACTGGTCTCTGTGAGCGTGATTAATCAATCTTGTATGACAGCGGATGGCTTGGCGACCGGTTTGATGGTCATGGGGCCAGAAAAAGGTCTCGCACTTGCCGAGAAAGAAGGTCTAGCTGTGTATATGATTATTAAAACGGATGATGGCTTTGAAAGCCGTTATTCCAGTGCATTTAAACCTTATTTAGCTGTTGAGGGCGAATAA
- the nqrM gene encoding (Na+)-NQR maturation NqrM, with product MQIFLITFGFFVVVIAAMAIGYVIQRKSIHGSCGGLGSVGIEKECDCPEPCDARKAREAKAKQEEQWQKDRIL from the coding sequence ATGCAGATTTTTCTGATTACATTTGGATTTTTTGTGGTGGTAATTGCCGCGATGGCAATTGGCTATGTGATTCAACGTAAGTCGATTCATGGTAGTTGTGGCGGTCTTGGCTCTGTTGGCATTGAGAAAGAGTGTGATTGCCCAGAGCCCTGTGATGCGCGCAAAGCGCGAGAAGCGAAAGCCAAACAAGAAGAACAATGGCAGAAGGATCGCATTCTTTAA
- a CDS encoding polysaccharide biosynthesis protein, translated as MASDAVFIIFAYICAYYARLGDFAETLSNINIWVCSATAAMTLIAFHCLGLYRTVLRYAGVDLGKLMLAGVLFSAVTITLLSYYFREMLPRTVPIIYSAFLFCLVVSIRVWLRHLHHSLIHSCSKKALIYGAGRCGRQLAAILKQGEMYTPVAYIDDDANLQGKTVQGLKVYSPNQLERMIKKYQLTHVFVALSSGSKNERKVIVRSLMPHKLEVLSIPDINAVATGEIKFDELKDVAIDDLLGRHSVDAHHALLTANIRSLNVMVTGAGGSIGSELCRQIIKQNPQQIVLFELNEFALYQIEKELSAIASCEVISILGSVQDQARLTSVMKHFAIDTLYHAAAYKHVPLVEQNMSQGVLNNLFGTQSCADAAIEAAVKTFVLISTDKAVRPTNAMGASKRMAELVLQAKSAEQSKTRFTMVRFGNVLGSSGSVIPLFKQQIQNGGPITVTHPEIIRYFMTIPEAAQLVIQAGAMGEGGDVFVLDMGEPVKIVDLAKNLVSLSGLDIKDADHPYGDVEIQFTGLRPGEKLYEELLVGEHETTTMHPQIKRAHEPMLALEQLEPLLKNIYLACRCEDSVEIRRLLALAPTGYCADQKIVDWLWQNNIVEIKSARS; from the coding sequence ATGGCAAGTGACGCGGTATTTATTATTTTTGCCTATATTTGCGCATATTATGCACGTTTGGGGGATTTTGCTGAAACGCTTTCAAATATTAATATATGGGTTTGTAGTGCGACAGCAGCGATGACTCTCATTGCATTTCATTGCTTGGGTTTATATCGGACTGTATTGCGATATGCAGGCGTTGATTTGGGGAAATTAATGCTTGCTGGTGTTTTATTTTCAGCCGTAACAATAACGCTATTGTCATATTACTTTCGAGAAATGCTGCCGCGGACAGTGCCGATTATTTACAGCGCCTTTTTATTCTGTCTTGTCGTGAGCATTCGCGTATGGTTACGGCATTTACATCATTCATTGATTCATAGTTGCTCAAAGAAAGCACTTATTTATGGTGCGGGGCGATGTGGTCGTCAACTTGCTGCAATCCTAAAGCAAGGTGAAATGTATACACCAGTTGCTTATATTGATGATGATGCCAACTTACAAGGCAAAACAGTTCAAGGACTGAAGGTCTATTCACCCAATCAACTTGAACGCATGATTAAAAAGTATCAACTTACACATGTTTTTGTAGCGCTGTCCAGTGGTTCGAAAAATGAGCGGAAGGTCATCGTACGTTCATTAATGCCACATAAACTCGAAGTATTATCCATTCCTGATATCAATGCAGTCGCTACTGGGGAGATTAAATTCGATGAGCTTAAAGATGTCGCTATTGATGATCTTCTTGGGCGTCATAGTGTTGATGCGCATCACGCATTGCTGACGGCGAATATTCGTTCATTGAATGTGATGGTCACTGGGGCTGGCGGATCAATTGGTTCTGAGCTATGTCGACAAATTATTAAACAAAACCCGCAGCAAATCGTATTATTTGAGTTGAATGAATTTGCTTTATATCAAATAGAAAAAGAGCTCAGTGCCATAGCAAGTTGTGAAGTCATTTCTATTTTGGGTTCGGTACAAGATCAAGCGCGATTGACTTCCGTGATGAAGCACTTTGCCATAGATACGCTCTATCATGCGGCAGCTTATAAGCATGTCCCTTTGGTCGAACAGAATATGAGTCAAGGTGTGCTGAATAATTTATTCGGGACACAGTCTTGCGCCGATGCGGCTATTGAAGCCGCAGTGAAAACTTTTGTTCTGATTTCAACAGATAAAGCGGTTCGGCCGACCAATGCCATGGGGGCTAGTAAGCGCATGGCTGAATTGGTGTTACAGGCTAAATCAGCTGAGCAGTCAAAGACGCGTTTTACCATGGTGCGCTTTGGTAATGTGCTGGGTTCATCTGGCTCAGTCATCCCACTTTTTAAACAGCAGATTCAAAATGGTGGTCCAATTACCGTCACACACCCTGAGATTATTCGTTATTTTATGACAATTCCTGAGGCTGCTCAGTTGGTAATTCAGGCTGGCGCTATGGGAGAAGGTGGTGATGTCTTTGTGTTAGATATGGGTGAACCGGTAAAAATTGTCGATTTGGCTAAAAACTTGGTGTCTTTGTCTGGTTTGGACATTAAAGATGCCGACCACCCCTATGGCGATGTGGAGATCCAATTTACGGGATTGCGGCCAGGCGAGAAGTTATATGAAGAATTGCTCGTGGGTGAACATGAAACAACAACCATGCATCCACAAATCAAACGCGCGCACGAACCCATGCTAGCGCTTGAACAACTAGAACCATTACTTAAGAACATTTATTTGGCTTGCCGCTGTGAAGATTCAGTTGAAATACGTCGTCTGTTGGCATTGGCGCCAACGGGTTATTGTGCAGACCAAAAAATTGTAGATTGGCTTTGGCAAAATAATATTGTCGAGATCAAGTCTGCAAGAAGTTGA
- the galU gene encoding UTP--glucose-1-phosphate uridylyltransferase GalU has product MKQIRKAVIPVAGLGTRMLPATKAIPKEMLPIVDKPLIQYVVNECIAAGIKEIILVTHASKNSIENHFDTSFELEATLEKRVKRQLLDEVQAICPADVTIMHVRQGHAKGLGHAILCAKPLVGDEPFAVVLPDVLLDDASCDLQKDNLAQMAALYQDTGHSQILVEPVAQALVHQYGVVDIHGAELSPGESAPMVATVEKPNAEEAPSNLAIVGRYVLSEKIWPLLAKTPPGAGDEIQLTDAIDMLMAEAPVNAYHMKGVSHDCGSKFGYVKAFIDYALRHDEVKDRLQTYLKSLNA; this is encoded by the coding sequence ATGAAACAAATTCGAAAAGCAGTGATTCCAGTGGCAGGTCTTGGGACTCGAATGTTGCCCGCTACAAAGGCAATTCCCAAAGAGATGTTGCCGATTGTGGATAAGCCGTTGATTCAATATGTGGTCAATGAATGTATTGCCGCAGGGATCAAAGAAATTATTTTGGTGACCCATGCGTCTAAAAATTCCATTGAAAACCACTTTGATACCTCTTTTGAACTGGAAGCAACGCTTGAAAAGCGTGTAAAACGCCAATTACTTGATGAAGTGCAAGCGATTTGCCCTGCGGATGTCACCATCATGCATGTGCGCCAGGGGCATGCTAAGGGACTTGGTCATGCGATTTTGTGCGCGAAACCTTTAGTGGGTGATGAGCCATTTGCGGTGGTCTTGCCAGATGTCTTGCTCGATGATGCTTCCTGTGATTTGCAAAAAGATAATTTGGCGCAGATGGCTGCACTTTATCAGGATACTGGGCATAGCCAGATTTTGGTTGAGCCTGTTGCGCAAGCACTTGTTCACCAATATGGTGTTGTAGATATTCATGGCGCCGAATTATCGCCAGGCGAATCAGCACCCATGGTGGCGACGGTTGAAAAGCCAAATGCAGAAGAGGCACCATCTAATTTAGCGATTGTCGGTCGTTATGTGCTTTCAGAGAAAATCTGGCCACTACTAGCAAAAACACCTCCGGGTGCTGGTGATGAAATTCAGCTTACCGATGCGATTGATATGCTCATGGCTGAAGCGCCTGTAAATGCTTATCACATGAAAGGGGTGAGTCATGATTGCGGCAGTAAGTTTGGTTATGTGAAAGCCTTTATCGATTATGCATTGCGCCATGATGAAGTAAAAGATCGGCTACAAACCTATTTGAAGTCGTTAAATGCTTAA
- a CDS encoding H-NS family histone-like protein — protein MSEAIKVLLNLRSLRAQTRDLSLEQLVEAQEKLTLVIAEREESEAAEREANAERLAKLEQYREMLLKDGINPEELFSESAPKAKGKRAPRPAKYKFIDENGEEKTWTGQGRTPSALKEKLDAGANLDDFLI, from the coding sequence ATGTCTGAAGCAATTAAGGTTCTACTTAACCTACGTTCTTTGCGTGCGCAAACTCGTGATCTATCACTTGAACAATTGGTTGAGGCACAAGAGAAATTAACGCTTGTTATTGCAGAACGTGAAGAGTCTGAAGCAGCAGAGCGCGAAGCAAATGCAGAACGCCTTGCTAAACTAGAACAATATCGTGAAATGCTTTTAAAAGATGGCATCAACCCAGAAGAGCTTTTCTCTGAGTCTGCGCCAAAAGCCAAAGGTAAACGCGCACCACGTCCAGCAAAATACAAATTCATCGATGAAAACGGTGAAGAGAAAACTTGGACTGGCCAAGGCCGTACCCCATCAGCACTTAAAGAAAAATTGGATGCTGGCGCGAATCTAGATGATTTCTTAATCTAA
- a CDS encoding Na+/H+ antiporter NhaC family protein, whose protein sequence is MSTHEYINTVYSVIPPVVALILVLFTRRVLLSLGVGILCGAYFYAEGDLWGAFKYLDHITSALFVNVDGGNTFWSDKVSILIFLICLGVMTALMTLSGGTRAFAQWAQRKIKNRRGAKMMSALLGVFIFIDDYFNSLAVGAISRPVTDQFKVSRAKLAYILDSTAAPMCVIMPASSWGAYIITQIADILEKNHIHESSPLGTFVTMIPMNFYAIFALLMVLAVAWFQIDIGPMRRHERLALQGTPVEAQEGKNQEEIEIKESSQGHVADLVMPVVVLVIATIGAMMWTGAQAMAADGRAFTVLGAFENTSVTDSLLYSGIIGVLAALVGPLRQRLPRAELVHAISMGTKSMFGAILILLFAWSISTVIDNLQTGAYLSGLVMEHKVGIALMPLIFFTLSGFMAFATGTSWGTFGLMLPIAGSMAAASAANDPTTASMVLPMLASVLAGSVFGDHCSPISDTTILSSTGARCCHIDHVMTQLPYALSIALISMIGYGVLGFTESTFAGFMTCTVLFIAWIVFLLIFNKRHPELEEA, encoded by the coding sequence ATTTCCACTCACGAATATATCAACACAGTTTACTCTGTGATCCCGCCAGTCGTGGCGTTAATCCTAGTTCTATTTACCCGTCGGGTGCTGCTTTCTTTGGGCGTCGGCATTCTCTGTGGTGCATATTTTTATGCCGAAGGTGACCTTTGGGGCGCATTTAAATATCTCGATCATATTACCAGCGCGTTGTTTGTGAACGTTGATGGCGGAAATACATTTTGGAGCGATAAAGTTTCCATCCTCATTTTCCTTATCTGCCTTGGCGTGATGACTGCATTAATGACCCTTTCTGGTGGTACACGCGCATTTGCACAGTGGGCTCAACGTAAAATTAAAAACCGTCGCGGCGCGAAAATGATGTCTGCTCTTTTGGGCGTTTTCATTTTTATTGATGACTATTTTAATAGTCTTGCTGTCGGTGCAATTTCTCGTCCTGTAACAGATCAATTTAAAGTTTCTCGTGCGAAACTTGCCTATATTCTTGATTCAACAGCAGCACCAATGTGTGTAATTATGCCTGCATCAAGTTGGGGTGCCTATATTATTACGCAAATCGCAGACATTCTTGAAAAAAACCACATTCATGAGTCTAGTCCGTTAGGCACTTTTGTGACCATGATTCCAATGAACTTTTATGCCATTTTCGCATTATTAATGGTGCTTGCTGTGGCTTGGTTCCAAATTGATATTGGTCCAATGCGTCGTCATGAGCGTTTAGCACTACAAGGGACTCCTGTTGAAGCGCAGGAAGGTAAAAATCAAGAAGAGATTGAAATTAAAGAGAGTAGCCAAGGTCATGTTGCTGATTTGGTGATGCCTGTTGTGGTTCTTGTGATTGCAACCATTGGTGCCATGATGTGGACTGGCGCGCAGGCAATGGCTGCGGATGGTCGCGCATTTACTGTATTGGGTGCATTTGAAAATACCTCAGTGACAGATTCTCTTCTATATAGCGGTATCATCGGTGTATTGGCGGCGCTTGTGGGTCCACTTCGCCAGCGTCTACCTCGCGCAGAATTGGTGCATGCCATTAGCATGGGTACCAAATCTATGTTTGGTGCGATTTTGATTCTTCTGTTTGCATGGAGTATCAGTACAGTGATCGATAACCTACAAACCGGTGCTTATCTGTCTGGTTTGGTGATGGAACATAAAGTAGGTATTGCACTGATGCCGCTTATTTTCTTCACACTGTCTGGTTTTATGGCTTTTGCAACGGGGACGTCATGGGGCACCTTTGGTTTGATGCTTCCAATCGCGGGAAGCATGGCGGCGGCATCTGCGGCTAACGACCCAACAACTGCAAGCATGGTACTGCCAATGTTGGCTTCGGTACTTGCTGGCTCTGTGTTTGGTGACCACTGCTCACCAATTTCAGATACCACCATTTTGTCCTCAACCGGTGCGCGTTGCTGCCACATTGACCACGTGATGACGCAGTTGCCTTATGCACTTTCTATCGCACTTATCTCGATGATCGGTTATGGTGTGCTTGGCTTTACAGAAAGTACCTTTGCTGGCTTTATGACCTGTACGGTGCTGTTTATTGCTTGGATTGTCTTCTTGCTGATTTTCAACAAAAGACACCCAGAATTAGAAGAAGCATAA
- a CDS encoding thymidine kinase codes for MAQLYFYYSAMNAGKSTTLLQSAFNYKERGMNPLVMTAAIDDRFGQGKVASRIGLEAPAELFTPESDLFGDIQSLHQQSAIDCVLIDEAQFLTKAQVHAITLVVDQLNIPVLCYGLRTDFRGELFEGSQYLLAWADKMVELKTICHCGRKASRVIRLNGEGKAIADGEQVVIGGNESYVSVCRKHYFEALEQA; via the coding sequence TTGGCGCAACTGTATTTCTATTACTCGGCGATGAATGCCGGTAAATCGACCACCTTGCTGCAATCTGCATTTAACTACAAAGAGCGCGGAATGAATCCGCTGGTGATGACCGCAGCGATTGATGATCGTTTTGGTCAAGGTAAAGTGGCCTCACGAATCGGCCTAGAAGCGCCTGCAGAGCTTTTTACGCCAGAGAGTGACCTCTTTGGTGATATTCAATCCTTGCACCAACAGAGCGCGATTGACTGCGTTTTAATTGATGAAGCCCAGTTTTTAACTAAGGCACAGGTTCATGCCATTACCTTGGTGGTGGATCAGCTTAATATTCCAGTACTTTGTTATGGCTTGCGCACGGATTTTCGTGGCGAGCTTTTTGAAGGTAGCCAATATTTACTGGCTTGGGCTGATAAAATGGTCGAGCTCAAGACCATTTGTCATTGTGGTCGCAAAGCCAGCCGTGTGATCCGCTTAAATGGCGAAGGCAAAGCCATTGCTGATGGCGAGCAAGTCGTGATTGGTGGGAATGAAAGTTATGTCTCTGTTTGCCGCAAACATTACTTTGAGGCGCTTGAGCAAGCATAG
- the hisIE gene encoding bifunctional phosphoribosyl-AMP cyclohydrolase/phosphoribosyl-ATP diphosphatase HisIE gives MSTLNQQINWRKVDGLIPAIIQHAVSGKVLMLGYMSPEALEKTEQTKLVTFFSRSKNRLWTKGEASGNHLQVQSISLDCDQDTLLVLAMPVGPTCHTGVESCFDVAEQRDASTPQLAFLYQLETLLASRKGGNASTSYTASLFARGTKRMAQKVGEEGVEVALAATVNDREELANESADLIYHLLVLLQDQEMNLEQVIQVLQARHQK, from the coding sequence ATGAGCACACTCAATCAACAAATTAACTGGCGTAAAGTTGACGGGCTGATCCCCGCCATTATTCAACATGCTGTAAGCGGCAAAGTGTTGATGCTGGGTTATATGAGCCCTGAAGCCTTGGAAAAAACTGAGCAAACAAAGTTAGTGACCTTTTTTTCACGCAGCAAAAATCGCCTGTGGACGAAAGGAGAAGCGTCTGGCAATCATCTGCAAGTGCAAAGCATCAGCCTAGATTGCGATCAAGATACCTTGCTGGTACTTGCTATGCCTGTGGGCCCGACCTGCCACACCGGTGTCGAAAGCTGCTTTGATGTGGCGGAGCAGCGCGATGCATCCACCCCGCAGTTGGCCTTTTTGTATCAGCTTGAAACCCTACTTGCCAGCCGTAAAGGCGGCAATGCGAGTACTTCTTACACAGCAAGCCTATTTGCTCGCGGCACCAAGCGTATGGCGCAAAAAGTGGGTGAAGAAGGTGTAGAAGTGGCGCTGGCTGCAACCGTCAATGATCGTGAAGAGCTCGCCAATGAATCGGCCGATCTCATCTATCATTTGTTGGTGCTCCTGCAAGATCAAGAGATGAATCTCGAACAAGTGATTCAGGTACTGCAAGCGCGCCATCAAAAATAA